In one uncultured Devosia sp. genomic region, the following are encoded:
- a CDS encoding ribbon-helix-helix protein, CopG family encodes MSKPELSDPITLRLPIDVLAEIERIATASDRTRSWIMVRAMRLYLAGEGAEVLTAVKGRDDIRAGKSYLAEDLFAEVEEIIRNKVA; translated from the coding sequence ATGAGCAAGCCCGAACTGTCCGATCCCATTACGCTGCGCCTGCCGATTGATGTACTTGCCGAAATCGAGCGGATCGCGACGGCCTCCGATCGCACGAGGAGCTGGATCATGGTCCGCGCCATGCGGCTCTATCTGGCTGGGGAAGGCGCCGAGGTACTCACTGCAGTCAAGGGGCGCGACGACATTAGAGCCGGCAAGTCGTATCTGGCTGAAGATCTGTTTGCCGAAGTTGAGGAAATTATCCGAAACAAGGTTGCGTGA
- a CDS encoding ABC transporter ATP-binding protein, translated as MSVNHQLLAAGMDLGYGERKVVDDLNLTIPPGKLTVIVGANACGKSTVLRGLARLLSPTRGAVYLDGKPIHQMSTREVATILGVLPQSPIAPDAIVVSDLVGRGRYPHQGWFRRWTPEDDEAVAEALRATDTLEIADRPVDELSGGQRQRVWIAMALAQQTDLLLLDEPTTFLDINHQVEVLDLLTDLVKHNGRTVVVVLHDLNLACRYADHIVAMKAGHLVAEGRPSDVITEEVVANVFGMASRIVFDPISDTPMIVPIGRHHVGAAASVSA; from the coding sequence ATGAGCGTCAATCACCAGTTGCTCGCCGCCGGAATGGATCTTGGTTATGGCGAGCGCAAGGTCGTCGATGATCTCAACCTGACTATCCCGCCCGGCAAGCTCACCGTCATCGTCGGCGCCAATGCCTGTGGCAAGTCCACCGTGCTGCGCGGCCTGGCTCGCCTGCTGTCGCCAACGCGAGGTGCCGTCTATCTCGACGGCAAGCCCATCCACCAGATGTCGACCCGCGAAGTGGCGACCATCCTGGGCGTCCTGCCGCAATCGCCGATCGCGCCCGACGCCATTGTCGTTTCCGATCTCGTCGGCCGCGGACGCTATCCCCATCAGGGCTGGTTCCGCCGCTGGACGCCCGAGGACGACGAAGCCGTTGCCGAAGCCCTGCGCGCCACCGACACGCTTGAAATCGCCGACAGGCCCGTGGACGAACTCTCCGGCGGCCAGCGCCAGCGCGTCTGGATCGCCATGGCACTCGCCCAGCAGACCGACTTGCTGCTGCTCGACGAGCCGACCACTTTCCTCGACATCAACCACCAGGTCGAGGTGCTCGACTTGCTGACGGACCTGGTCAAGCATAACGGGCGCACCGTCGTCGTCGTCCTCCACGACCTCAACCTCGCCTGCCGCTACGCCGACCACATCGTGGCCATGAAAGCCGGACATCTCGTCGCCGAGGGCAGGCCGTCCGACGTAATCACCGAGGAAGTCGTCGCCAATGTCTTTGGCATGGCCTCGCGCATCGTGTTTGATCCCATATCCGACACGCCGATGATCGTGCCCATCGGCCGCCATCACGTCGGCGCAGCGGCAAGCGTCAGCGCCTGA
- a CDS encoding iron chelate uptake ABC transporter family permease subunit, whose product MTTLDTANGAVRHIRHRLANRRHAVTFGLSVLLLLTFALALYLGDYHVAPASVVQSLLSPFTGLVDKGVDFIVLNVRLPRATLAVLTGASFALSGIIFQTLLRNPLASPDIIGISHGASASAVVCIVLFGLSGFGVSIGSLIGAVLTALVIYGLSWRNGVTTYRVVLIGIGMAAIMGAVISYLFTRARLFEAQQALAWLVGSLNAANRADIIPLAIAMLVLLPITMALVRALDALQLGDDTARALGARVELARLGLMLAGVAYAAFATAAVGPVTFVAFVAGPIARNLLGGAGKGFVQAALVGAVVMLASDQIAQHALPTVQLPVGVVTGVFGAGFLLWLLVVSNRAGRVN is encoded by the coding sequence ATGACCACGCTCGATACCGCCAACGGCGCTGTTCGCCACATTCGTCACCGCCTGGCCAACCGGCGCCATGCTGTGACATTCGGACTGAGTGTGCTGCTGCTGCTGACTTTCGCACTGGCGCTCTATCTGGGCGACTATCATGTTGCGCCCGCAAGCGTCGTGCAGTCGCTGCTGTCGCCCTTCACTGGTCTCGTCGACAAGGGCGTCGATTTCATCGTCCTCAACGTCCGCCTGCCGCGTGCCACCCTGGCGGTTCTGACAGGAGCCAGCTTTGCCCTGAGCGGAATCATTTTCCAGACATTGCTGCGTAACCCACTGGCCAGTCCGGACATTATCGGCATTTCGCATGGCGCCAGCGCCTCGGCTGTGGTCTGCATCGTACTCTTCGGCCTCAGCGGTTTCGGCGTTTCCATCGGTTCGCTGATAGGCGCCGTCCTGACCGCCCTGGTCATCTATGGCCTCTCCTGGCGCAATGGCGTCACCACCTATCGTGTCGTGCTGATCGGTATCGGCATGGCCGCCATCATGGGCGCGGTGATCTCCTATCTCTTCACCCGGGCGCGTCTCTTCGAAGCACAGCAAGCTCTGGCCTGGTTGGTGGGCAGCCTCAACGCCGCCAATCGTGCCGACATCATTCCGCTGGCCATTGCCATGCTCGTGCTTCTGCCGATCACCATGGCCCTGGTTCGTGCCCTCGATGCGCTGCAGCTGGGTGACGACACCGCCAGGGCGCTCGGCGCCCGGGTCGAACTGGCGCGTCTTGGCCTGATGCTGGCCGGCGTGGCCTATGCGGCCTTTGCCACGGCAGCAGTCGGCCCGGTTACCTTCGTAGCCTTCGTTGCTGGCCCGATCGCGCGTAATCTGCTCGGTGGCGCAGGCAAGGGCTTCGTGCAGGCAGCACTGGTTGGTGCTGTGGTCATGCTGGCCTCTGACCAGATCGCCCAGCACGCCTTACCCACCGTACAATTGCCCGTAGGCGTCGTGACCGGTGTCTTTGGCGCCGGCTTCCTGCTCTGGCTTCTGGTCGTTTCCAACCGGGCAGGGCGGGTCAATTGA
- a CDS encoding iron chelate uptake ABC transporter family permease subunit, with translation MTDAKAMTGKSREAMLALGLLALVAGVVAVAFLSITVGARPVTFDAIWAALTAFDPTSTDHRIIWDLRLPRTVVGLMVGAALGLSGAVLQGATRNPLADPSILGIHSGAAVCVVLGVSVFGITQLSSYVWLSFLGAGAAMLIVYSVASLGREGATPIKLALAGAAVTAAMQSVTSAILLTSPRTLDEIRFWQVGSLVGRGMDIATQVAPFIALGVILALLTARMLDGLSMGEDVARSLGQNVGRSRAIAGLAAVILAGGATAAAGPIAFVGLTVPHVARAITGPNYRWILPYSMLLAPILLLGADIIGRIIAPPGEIQVGIVTAFLGAPFFIALVRRRKLATL, from the coding sequence ATGACGGACGCGAAGGCCATGACCGGTAAATCGAGGGAAGCCATGCTCGCGCTTGGCCTTCTTGCGCTTGTCGCGGGCGTTGTCGCCGTGGCTTTTCTGTCCATCACCGTGGGCGCCCGGCCGGTCACTTTCGACGCCATCTGGGCCGCCTTGACCGCCTTCGACCCCACTTCGACCGATCATCGCATCATCTGGGACCTGCGCCTGCCACGCACCGTCGTCGGGCTGATGGTGGGCGCCGCGCTTGGCCTTTCCGGCGCCGTGCTGCAGGGCGCGACGCGCAATCCGCTGGCCGATCCGTCTATCCTCGGTATCCACTCCGGTGCGGCTGTCTGCGTCGTGCTGGGCGTCTCCGTCTTCGGCATCACCCAACTGTCATCCTATGTCTGGCTTTCCTTCCTCGGTGCCGGCGCAGCCATGCTGATCGTCTATTCCGTTGCCTCGCTCGGCCGCGAAGGTGCCACACCGATCAAGCTGGCCCTGGCCGGCGCGGCAGTGACCGCCGCCATGCAGTCGGTGACCAGCGCCATCCTCCTCACCAGCCCGCGAACCCTGGACGAAATCCGCTTCTGGCAAGTCGGCTCGCTGGTCGGTCGCGGCATGGACATCGCCACCCAAGTCGCCCCCTTCATCGCCCTGGGCGTCATTCTGGCATTGCTCACCGCCCGAATGCTGGATGGATTGTCGATGGGAGAGGATGTGGCGCGCTCGCTGGGCCAGAATGTTGGCCGCTCTCGCGCCATCGCCGGGCTTGCCGCCGTCATCCTCGCCGGTGGCGCCACGGCCGCAGCCGGTCCCATCGCCTTTGTGGGCCTCACTGTGCCCCATGTCGCGCGCGCCATCACCGGCCCCAACTATCGCTGGATCCTGCCCTATTCCATGCTGCTCGCCCCCATTCTGCTGCTGGGGGCTGACATCATCGGTCGCATCATCGCGCCACCAGGCGAAATCCAGGTCGGCATTGTGACGGCCTTCCTTGGTGCGCCCTTCTTCATCGCGCTGGTCCGCCGCCGCAAGCTGGCTACGCTTTGA
- a CDS encoding ABC transporter substrate-binding protein, with product MFLRSLLTVSIATLVFAPALAHAESWTYSDASGQTVTLDAVPQRIIMHQDAAAGLIPLGIRPVGIFADSAITEAKALEGLDLSGIEIVGQTWGEVDIEKVAALQPDLIIGEWWDRSGDWSGGEVVAQLTEVAPITGPAAADSIVGMIEDYEELAASLGADLSEPSIAEAKATFETSLEAFKAAVAAKPNLVAEAVYTGDDALYVADPAGAAELLDLQGWGLNIVAPESVDVAGNNYFETVSWENADKYPADLIMVDNRSPATLQIALAQPMWTTMPAAAAGAVTDWPAFWLRNYAAYAGALDKLTAAINAADENLIE from the coding sequence ATGTTTCTCAGATCGCTGCTTACCGTTTCCATCGCCACCCTCGTCTTTGCACCTGCGCTCGCCCATGCCGAAAGCTGGACCTACAGCGACGCCTCTGGCCAGACGGTAACGCTCGACGCTGTCCCGCAGCGCATCATCATGCATCAGGATGCTGCGGCGGGTCTCATTCCGCTCGGTATCCGCCCGGTCGGCATTTTCGCCGACAGCGCCATAACCGAGGCCAAGGCGCTTGAAGGACTCGATCTGTCCGGCATCGAAATTGTCGGCCAGACCTGGGGCGAAGTGGATATCGAGAAAGTCGCAGCTCTGCAGCCCGACCTCATCATCGGAGAATGGTGGGATAGAAGTGGCGACTGGAGCGGCGGTGAGGTCGTGGCACAACTGACCGAAGTCGCACCGATCACCGGTCCTGCAGCCGCCGATTCCATCGTCGGCATGATCGAGGATTACGAGGAACTGGCAGCCAGCCTTGGCGCCGATCTCTCCGAGCCTTCCATCGCCGAAGCCAAGGCGACATTTGAAACATCGCTGGAGGCCTTCAAGGCCGCCGTAGCGGCAAAGCCCAATCTTGTCGCAGAAGCGGTCTATACCGGCGACGATGCCCTTTATGTCGCCGATCCCGCGGGCGCTGCCGAATTGCTCGACCTGCAAGGCTGGGGTCTCAACATCGTTGCGCCTGAAAGCGTGGACGTCGCCGGAAACAATTATTTCGAGACGGTCAGCTGGGAAAACGCCGACAAATATCCGGCTGACCTGATCATGGTCGACAATCGTTCTCCCGCCACGCTGCAGATCGCCCTTGCCCAGCCCATGTGGACCACGATGCCCGCTGCTGCCGCTGGCGCCGTCACCGATTGGCCTGCCTTCTGGCTGCGCAACTACGCCGCCTATGCCGGCGCCCTGGACAAACTGACTGCCGCCATCAATGCGGCCGACGAGAATCTGATCGAATAG
- a CDS encoding sigma-70 family RNA polymerase sigma factor has translation MTNSDLGNNPILPGPEDLGTLMLRIAQKQDRSALAALFGELGPRVKSMLLKLGASDALAEDLVQETFLTVWRKAALYSNQRGAVTTWIFTIARNLRIDQLRRQSNKPYEDLEKVVLASDGPNGSALVEQHQVVDRVTAALTTLSEDQREVVRLSFIHDMPHAQIAEKVGIPLGTVKSRLRLAYERLRPLLEDLQ, from the coding sequence ATGACGAATTCCGATTTGGGCAACAACCCTATCCTGCCCGGCCCTGAGGATTTGGGGACGCTGATGCTGCGCATAGCGCAAAAGCAGGATCGCTCGGCGCTTGCGGCTCTGTTCGGCGAGCTCGGTCCACGCGTCAAATCCATGTTGCTCAAGCTGGGCGCCAGCGACGCCCTGGCAGAAGATCTGGTGCAAGAAACTTTCCTTACCGTCTGGCGCAAGGCAGCGCTTTATTCGAACCAGCGCGGTGCGGTGACGACCTGGATCTTCACCATTGCCCGCAACCTGCGCATCGACCAGTTACGGCGCCAGTCCAATAAGCCATACGAAGACCTGGAGAAGGTGGTTCTGGCCAGCGACGGGCCGAATGGCAGCGCGCTTGTCGAGCAGCATCAGGTGGTCGATCGCGTAACGGCCGCGCTGACGACACTGTCCGAGGACCAGCGCGAGGTGGTCCGTTTGAGCTTCATCCATGACATGCCGCATGCCCAGATTGCCGAAAAGGTCGGTATTCCGCTGGGCACGGTCAAATCCCGCCTTCGCCTTGCCTATGAACGGCTCCGGCCCCTGCTGGAGGATCTGCAATGA
- a CDS encoding ChrR family anti-sigma-E factor, translating into MSIQHHPDISTLMAFTAGTLDLPYATVIATHLAMSEGGRETVRQMEKIGGGLLATEEPAELSNGALDRLLGALGDELMEVAPQGKQTSDVPLPLQRFLPNGLAGAKWKWNGPGVATCDLAWGDDGKSRLMLLRVAGGRNVPEHGHGGQELTLILQGAYRDRFGVFAKGDIADHDEDVEHQPIAEPGDDCICLVAVDAKLNFRGRLMRALQPLFGI; encoded by the coding sequence ATGAGTATCCAACATCATCCCGATATTTCCACGCTGATGGCGTTCACCGCCGGCACGCTCGACCTGCCCTATGCGACGGTGATCGCCACGCATCTGGCCATGTCCGAAGGCGGACGCGAGACTGTGCGGCAGATGGAGAAGATTGGCGGAGGCTTGTTGGCGACTGAAGAGCCGGCAGAACTCAGCAATGGCGCGCTGGATCGCCTGCTGGGCGCTTTGGGTGACGAATTGATGGAAGTGGCGCCGCAGGGCAAACAGACCAGCGACGTGCCCCTGCCCTTGCAGCGCTTCCTGCCTAACGGGCTTGCCGGCGCAAAATGGAAATGGAACGGCCCGGGCGTCGCGACCTGCGATCTTGCCTGGGGCGATGACGGCAAATCGCGGCTGATGCTGCTACGCGTCGCCGGTGGGCGCAATGTTCCAGAGCATGGTCACGGCGGACAGGAATTGACGCTGATCCTGCAAGGCGCCTATCGCGACCGCTTTGGCGTTTTCGCCAAGGGCGACATTGCCGATCATGACGAGGATGTCGAGCACCAGCCGATTGCGGAACCGGGCGACGACTGCATCTGTTTGGTTGCCGTGGACGCCAAGCTGAACTTCCGTGGCCGGCTGATGCGCGCCCTGCAACCTCTGTTCGGGATATAG
- a CDS encoding SDR family NAD(P)-dependent oxidoreductase produces the protein MAWIIGGGSGIGAAVTKLMAAQGWTVAISGRRAEKLAEVARGNAKIRPYQLDVTDHAAISETITSIVADLGRIDLFIFGAAAWQPMDVGDYDFDKFEKVVDTNYLGLLRIADPLLKQMESQGGGHFAVIASVAGYFGLPRSAAYSSTKAGIINLLETMRTELKPRGITVRMIAPGFVKSELTDKNDFPMPFLMETDDAAKRIVDGLTQSDRFEIAFPKRMVWLMKTVRWLPYPVFFWLTSKMLPKD, from the coding sequence GTGGCATGGATTATCGGCGGCGGCTCGGGCATTGGCGCGGCCGTGACGAAACTGATGGCCGCGCAGGGCTGGACAGTGGCAATCTCGGGGCGTCGTGCGGAAAAGCTCGCCGAAGTCGCCAGGGGCAATGCCAAGATCAGGCCCTATCAGCTCGACGTGACCGATCACGCGGCAATTTCCGAGACGATCACGAGCATCGTCGCCGACCTCGGTCGCATCGACCTCTTCATCTTCGGGGCAGCAGCCTGGCAGCCGATGGATGTGGGCGACTATGATTTCGACAAGTTCGAAAAGGTCGTGGACACCAATTATCTCGGCCTGCTGCGGATCGCCGATCCGCTGCTCAAGCAGATGGAAAGCCAGGGCGGCGGGCATTTTGCAGTGATCGCTTCGGTGGCGGGCTATTTCGGCCTGCCGCGCTCGGCGGCCTATTCATCGACAAAGGCGGGGATCATCAACCTGCTCGAGACCATGCGGACCGAGCTCAAGCCGCGGGGCATCACCGTGCGGATGATCGCGCCGGGCTTCGTCAAATCCGAGCTTACGGACAAAAACGACTTCCCCATGCCCTTCCTGATGGAAACCGATGATGCGGCCAAGCGCATCGTCGATGGGCTGACGCAGTCGGACCGCTTCGAGATCGCCTTCCCCAAGCGTATGGTCTGGCTGATGAAGACGGTGCGCTGGCTGCCCTATCCCGTCTTCTTCTGGCTCACCAGCAAGATGCTGCCGAAAGACTGA
- a CDS encoding cyclopropane-fatty-acyl-phospholipid synthase family protein, producing the protein MNKTVVETTNTGISPWTKFVSWAVEKIGYKALGHPRHGAVTVILPNGRTRTLGDPATGEHSVLRLNNFRVITEAMQRGTVGFASAYMNGDIEVDDLTALFRFFLQNRDMFENANPGFFRRAASDLHYHLSRRNTLEGSKKNIAEHYDLGNDFYGQWLDPSMTYSSAIFQSGDQSLEEAQRIKYRRVADMAGVTPGSSVLEIGCGWGGFAETVARDYQANLRGITLSAEQLKYGQERLARQGLDNFAKLVFEDYRHTEGQFDHIGSIEMIEAVGEDNWPSYFQTVHDRLKPGGTAAIQAITINEADFDGYRSGPDFIQRYIFPGGMLLTKTVMKDFGDKYGLVLENVETFGISYARTLKLWRERFLERWPMIAPLGYDEVFKRKWVYYLSYCEAGFTEGSIDVGIYQYRRPA; encoded by the coding sequence ATGAACAAGACCGTCGTAGAAACCACCAATACCGGCATTTCGCCGTGGACCAAATTCGTCTCCTGGGCGGTCGAGAAGATCGGCTACAAGGCGCTGGGCCACCCGCGCCACGGCGCTGTCACCGTCATCCTGCCCAATGGCAGGACGCGCACCCTGGGCGACCCCGCGACGGGCGAACACTCGGTCCTGCGCCTCAACAATTTCCGCGTCATCACCGAAGCCATGCAGCGCGGCACGGTGGGCTTTGCCTCGGCCTATATGAATGGCGATATCGAGGTCGATGACCTGACCGCGCTGTTCCGCTTCTTCCTGCAGAACCGCGACATGTTCGAAAATGCCAATCCGGGCTTTTTCCGACGTGCTGCCAGCGATCTGCACTACCACTTGTCCCGCCGGAATACGCTTGAGGGCTCCAAGAAGAACATCGCCGAGCACTATGACCTTGGCAATGATTTCTACGGCCAGTGGCTCGACCCCTCGATGACCTATTCCTCGGCCATATTTCAGTCTGGCGACCAGAGCCTGGAAGAAGCGCAGCGCATCAAATATCGCCGCGTTGCCGATATGGCCGGCGTCACGCCCGGCTCTTCGGTGCTTGAGATCGGCTGCGGCTGGGGCGGCTTTGCCGAAACCGTCGCCCGCGACTATCAGGCCAATCTTCGCGGCATCACCCTCTCGGCCGAGCAGCTCAAATATGGCCAAGAGCGCCTTGCCCGCCAGGGCCTTGATAATTTTGCCAAGCTGGTCTTTGAGGACTATCGCCACACCGAGGGTCAGTTCGACCATATCGGTTCGATCGAAATGATCGAGGCGGTCGGCGAGGACAATTGGCCGAGCTATTTTCAGACCGTGCACGATCGCCTCAAGCCCGGCGGCACTGCAGCCATCCAGGCCATCACCATCAACGAGGCCGATTTCGACGGCTATCGCTCCGGCCCCGATTTCATCCAGCGCTACATCTTCCCCGGCGGCATGCTGCTGACCAAGACGGTGATGAAGGACTTCGGCGACAAATATGGTCTGGTGCTCGAAAACGTCGAAACCTTCGGCATTTCCTATGCGCGGACGCTGAAGCTCTGGCGCGAGCGCTTCCTCGAACGCTGGCCGATGATCGCGCCACTTGGCTATGACGAAGTCTTCAAGCGCAAGTGGGTCTATTACCTGAGCTATTGCGAGGCAGGGTTCACCGAAGGCTCGATCGACGTCGGCATCTACCAGTACCGCCGTCCGGCCTGA
- a CDS encoding DUF1365 family protein encodes MGGRVTDTADLPGAVYVGDVVHKRARPKRHALRYRVFSMLVDLDRLDSLDEKLRFFSLNRFNLVSLVTSDFGPKDGSSIAAFIRLKAAAAGVEHVNRIRMLAYPRLLGFAFNPITVYYCEDAEGVTRFMAYEVRNTFGEHHFYQAAVTPEDGEIHHQAKKAFYVSPFNTLEGHYRFAIRPPAENVFLGVTLSNEEGGLLTAFFEGERRELTDATLLKLLLAYPFMTAKVVAGIHWEALLLWLKGVPPTLKLRRHLKRRPQS; translated from the coding sequence ATGGGCGGCCGAGTAACGGACACGGCCGACCTGCCCGGCGCCGTCTATGTCGGCGACGTCGTGCACAAGCGTGCCCGTCCCAAGCGTCACGCACTGCGCTACCGGGTGTTCTCGATGCTGGTCGACCTCGACCGGCTTGATTCACTGGATGAGAAGCTGCGCTTCTTCTCCTTGAATAGATTCAACCTTGTCTCGCTGGTGACCAGCGACTTTGGCCCCAAGGATGGCAGCTCCATTGCAGCTTTTATCCGTCTCAAGGCCGCTGCTGCCGGCGTCGAACACGTCAACCGCATTCGCATGCTGGCCTATCCGCGCCTCCTCGGCTTCGCCTTCAATCCGATCACGGTCTACTATTGCGAGGATGCGGAGGGCGTGACGCGTTTCATGGCCTATGAGGTGCGCAACACCTTCGGGGAGCACCATTTCTATCAGGCTGCCGTGACACCAGAAGACGGCGAAATCCATCACCAGGCCAAGAAGGCCTTCTACGTTTCGCCCTTCAATACGCTCGAGGGCCACTACCGTTTTGCCATTCGCCCGCCGGCCGAAAATGTCTTTCTCGGCGTGACTCTATCCAATGAGGAAGGTGGTCTGCTGACAGCCTTTTTCGAGGGCGAACGGCGCGAACTGACCGACGCTACCCTGCTCAAACTGCTTCTTGCATATCCCTTTATGACCGCTAAAGTGGTCGCGGGCATACACTGGGAAGCACTGCTTTTGTGGCTCAAGGGTGTGCCGCCCACGCTCAAGCTGAGGCGACATCTCAAGCGCCGGCCTCAAAGCTAA
- a CDS encoding FAD-dependent oxidoreductase, producing the protein MTQSSIAIIGSGISGLSAAWLLSKSHKVTLFEKNAVLGGHSNTLMAPTPQGQVPVDTGFIVYNEKNYPNLTAFFDYFEVETARSYMSFAVSCGEGAMEYSGEYLWGLFGQRRNIIRPRHWQLVSDIMRFFREAEGQIKLCDDELSIGQFLVRFGYSQAFIDDHILPISAAIWSTPSRGMLEFPARTFIEFFSNHSLLQVLGRPQWRTVKNGSRQYVDKLAAATDMETVLNASITAVRRHAQGVEIYFADGSHRHFDQVVFATHADQALKLIADPSEAEGRVLSAFRFSPNRAVLHSDTSFMPKRRHLWSAWNYLRGGSGEDGLSLTYWMNKLQPLQTTQSLFVTLNPHREIAADKIIHQVDYEHPLFDATAIAMQDNLWQVQGQNRTWFAGAWMGYGFHEDGLQSGLEVAERIGPVQRPWQVAEQRGRIAHNWVQGDQKLWAAE; encoded by the coding sequence ATGACGCAATCCTCCATCGCCATTATCGGATCGGGCATTTCCGGACTGTCGGCCGCCTGGCTGCTCTCCAAGTCGCACAAGGTGACGCTGTTCGAGAAAAACGCCGTGCTCGGCGGCCACTCCAATACCCTGATGGCGCCAACCCCGCAGGGTCAGGTCCCGGTCGATACCGGCTTCATCGTCTACAACGAGAAGAACTATCCCAATCTCACCGCCTTCTTCGATTATTTCGAGGTCGAGACTGCGCGCTCCTACATGAGCTTTGCCGTGTCCTGTGGCGAAGGCGCCATGGAGTATTCCGGCGAGTACCTTTGGGGCCTGTTCGGCCAGCGCCGCAACATCATCCGCCCGCGCCATTGGCAATTGGTCAGCGACATCATGCGCTTCTTCCGCGAGGCGGAGGGCCAGATCAAGCTGTGCGACGACGAGCTGTCCATCGGCCAGTTCCTTGTCCGGTTCGGCTATTCGCAGGCCTTTATCGACGATCATATCCTGCCCATTTCCGCGGCCATCTGGTCGACCCCGTCGCGCGGCATGCTGGAGTTCCCGGCGCGCACTTTCATCGAGTTCTTCTCCAACCATTCGCTGCTCCAGGTGCTCGGCCGTCCGCAGTGGCGCACCGTCAAGAACGGCTCGCGCCAATATGTCGACAAGCTCGCCGCAGCCACCGACATGGAAACCGTGCTCAATGCGTCCATCACCGCGGTGCGACGCCACGCGCAGGGCGTCGAGATCTATTTCGCCGACGGTTCGCACCGCCATTTCGACCAGGTGGTGTTCGCCACCCATGCCGACCAGGCGCTGAAGCTGATCGCCGATCCGAGCGAAGCCGAGGGCAGGGTGCTTTCCGCCTTCCGCTTCTCACCCAATCGCGCCGTGCTCCATTCCGATACGAGCTTCATGCCCAAGCGCCGCCATCTCTGGTCAGCCTGGAATTATCTCCGCGGCGGCAGCGGCGAAGATGGCCTGAGCCTGACCTATTGGATGAACAAGCTGCAGCCGCTCCAGACCACCCAAAGCCTCTTCGTGACGCTCAATCCGCATCGCGAGATTGCGGCGGACAAGATCATCCACCAGGTCGATTACGAGCATCCGCTGTTCGATGCGACGGCAATCGCCATGCAGGACAATCTCTGGCAGGTTCAGGGCCAGAACCGCACCTGGTTTGCCGGCGCCTGGATGGGCTATGGCTTCCACGAGGATGGCCTGCAGTCCGGCCTTGAAGTGGCCGAGCGCATCGGGCCGGTCCAGCGTCCCTGGCAGGTTGCCGAACAGCGCGGCCGCATCGCGCACAACTGGGTCCAGGGAGACCAGAAACTATGGGCGGCCGAGTAA